TCAAGAAGGGAAATTAATAACGCCTCTACTTACGCTAACATCACTGCTAAAATTTATGATTAAAAATACATAAAGTCGCTTAATATAATTATCAACTATTCATAATAAATACCAGACTAGTTATAGCGTCAGTAAGCTTGAACAACCATCACAAACCTATATATTTTCATACCTTTATACTGCTGACTCATGCTAATATTTGTCGCCCTAAATCTAATTCAATGATCGCAATAATCACGCTGGACAAACACAGTAAAGGTATCGATAGCTATGAAAAATCTAAAAGCATTGCTCATATTGTTGGTGATTATCGCAATAACAATATATGCCGGCTCACCTTATTATAGTGCTTACCAGCTTAAAAATGCCTACGATGCCAAAGACGGTGCTACCATCGCTGCTGCAATTGACTATGAACAAGTGCGACCTAGCGTACAAACCCAACTGACCAGTAAGTTCGCCAATACCCTGACGTTATACCCACTGGTTGCTGAGCTTGGCGGTCAGCCACTTAAGCAAGCAGCAAATAACTTTATTACACAGGCAGTAAATGGTACTATCACGCCGCAAAATATAGAAAAATTAATCACGACTCAGGGTCAAGCCAATAGCGCTACCAAAGAGCTGGCCGCAGCCTGGGCTATTGCCAGCAATCAGGTCGATCTCAAGAACCTTATTCAAGATCTAATTGTCCAGCGCGGTGATGTCAATGCAGTGGTTAACAACCAAATGCAACAAATCATGAAAAAGCAGTCTACCGAGTTGGCGCAGCAAGTCGCCCGAGGGACAGATAGTGACCGGCCAACATTAAGTTACTGCGGTATTAATTGCTTTACCATTAGTGGTCAGGTCAAAGGTTATCCGCTCACTGTGATGATGGCACGTGATGGATTAATTGATTGGAAAATCATTGATATTATTCTGCCTTAATGTAGGGCGTATCTTTTGGTCTATTTTATAAGTGAGCTTATGATGCACACTCAAACAACGCCTAAGGTGATGAGCGCTCAGTCTGATGCGCCAGCGCCAACGACTATATTAGATGGTGGGATGGGACGTGAGCTTGAGCGACGCGGTGCCCCCTTTCGCCAACCTGAATGGTCAGCACTGTCATTGAGTCTAGCACCAGCTAGTGTTCGTGATATCCACCTAGACTACATAAAATCTGGTGCCACGGTTATCACCGTCAATAGCTATGCGGTAACCCCTTATCATCTAGGAGATCGATTTTTTGCTGAAGGTGAGCAGCTCATAGAAACGGCAGCGAAGCTCGCATTCGAAGCCGTACAAGTAAGCAAGAAGCAAGCAAGCAAAAAGCCTAATAATCCAGTAGCCGTACAAATCGCCGGCTGTTTGCCCCCACTGTTTGGCTCTTACCGACCCGACTTGTTCGATGCCAAGCAAGCCCCTGCTATCGCGCGTCCGTTATTATCAGCACAGGTAGACTATGTGGATATATGGCTGGTGGAGACTCAGAGCAGCATCGTTGAGGCGTTAACCTGGCATAAATTAATTACTGAGTTCACAGCTACTCAAAAACAAACCCCACAGAAACCCATTTGGATCGCGTTTACGCTAGACGACAGTCAACTAGATAGCACCACTGATGGCATTGATGGCATTGACAGAACCGATCAAGCCACGAGCCCACCTATGCTACGCTCTGGTGAATCAGTAGCCGAGGCAGTACAGGCTATGATGGCATTGAATGTCGATGCCGTATTATTTAACTGTAGTCAACCTGAGGTCATGAATTCAGCATTGCAAGTTGCGAAGGCGATTATCAACCAAGCGTCATATCCCATGCAGCTGGGCGTCTATGCCAATGCTTTTGTCCCAAAACAAATCCACAAACAAGCCAATGCACAACTGCGCCACATACGTAAAGACACTACTCCTGAGCATTACTTGACCTGGGCAACACTCTGGCAAGCCTCTGGTGCAAATATCATTGGTGGTTGCTGTGGTATTGGTGTCGAGCATATTGAACGACTCTCGCAGCACATGGCTGATAAGCAATGAGGTCTTTTTGAGTTTGTGACTTTAGCACTTTATTTAGGTAGTGGTTTATTCTACTCCCAAAAATTCTAAGAATTCTGCACTCTCAAAGCTTGCTTGGAACAAAACCCCATCCTCACGATAAATCGCAGGGGTAGCAAATATAGCAAGTCCAGCCGCTTTTTCGCGGTTGGGCGCAACATGATCCACGCGACAACTTGCCGGTGCCGGAGTCATTTCACCGGTCAACATCGCTTTATCCAAAGCGCTCCGGCGACTGGCATCATCAGCTTGACACCAGATACCACGCATTTGCTCAGGCGACTGTTCATAAATAGGATAACCAATGGTCTTGATGGTTACCCCTTTCTTATTCAATAGCTCTAGTTTTTTATGCAACATACGACAATAAGGGCAATTGACATCGGTTGCTACGTATATCACTGCTTTTTCAGCTGTAGTCGCTGGGTAGGTAATCAACTGTGCCTGATCAAGTGTACTAAATACCGATTGGTTTTTGCGCTTTTCAAAGTTCTCGTCCAGTCCCGTAAACTGACCGTTTTCAATTACCGAGATTTCACCGTCAGTTATGTACTGGGCATCATCAGACACTAAGAACGGTACTCCTTCAAGCGTTGCGCCCCAGATTACCCCTGGCACTGCGGTATAAAAGAATGGCGTCTTGGTACTCATATTTTTGAGTGCACCCATATTGGCCAGCATACTAGCTTTAGTTGTGGGATTAACGAGAGTCCCTACTTGCGCACTGCTGCTACGCACTGGAATCTCGGTCACTGGACGCTTACTCGGATTTTGTTGCAGTTCGCCTTGAATGACATATTTACCATCAGCCGTCATATGTAATGGTGGCTGTTCGGCGATGTTGATTTGATACAAATTAGGCAAGTTCGATAGCACGATAGACCTTATCTGAGTTTTAATCCCTGCTTGCTTTAATACTTGGCGTAGCCGGCTGTCAATAGCCGCGCTTACCTTGCCAGCTGGTTGAGCACTTGGCCTAATGTTAGTTTTACTAGCATCGTTACTGCTAGTGGGCGTGGTAGCTGACGGCTGGGCGCAAGCAGTAGTTGCCAATAGCATAGCAACGATAAGACTGGCAGGTTTCGATATAGTTAATTTCACAGAGATTGTCCTATCAAGTCTATACAAGGTTGTCGACTAATCTAATTTTAAAAACACTAGGCTGATACCATTAATCTAATTTAAAACTAACATATAACTTCATAGTAGTATTTAATAAACTTAAATTATATTATATAAAGAAGTAGATTAAAAAAGATCGACTGACTGTAGCACATTGGCAGGTTTTTATAAGAGCATGATAAGGACTTGGCGGCTAATTTTGCAAAATTGCTACCTAGCTTTAAGAGACGGGCAACAGAAACAGGCAACATCAATAAACAGCTGACTTTATTAAGTCGCTGCTACCGATGGCTTTTTTGTAGTGATAGATTTTGTGATAAAAGGTTTTATGATAAAAGGTGTTGTGATGACGCTTAACAACCACCCAATCTTAAAACTGGGCGACTTCTTCTTCAGTCAAAAAGCGACTGTCGCCTTTTTCCAGACCTTCTAAATTAATATGGCCGACACTGGCACGATGTAGCTCAGTCACTCTATTGCCAAAATAGCCCATCATGCGTTTGACTTGATGGTATTTGCCTTGCTCTAAGGTCAAGCGAGCATGAGTCTCATCAATGAATTCAAGAGTGGCGGGTTTGGTATCTTCATAATCACCATCTAATAAAATACCGTAAGCAACTTCTTCTACTGCATTTTCTTGGGCAGCGCTGTCCATGGGTTCGGCTAGTGTCAGCTCATAAACTTTGGCATGCTCACGCTTAGGACTGGTAACGCGGTGCAACCATTTACCGTCATCACTAATAAGCAGTGCGCCCGTGGTATCGACATCGAGCCGTCCGGCAATACGTAAGCTGCCAATCTCTGGTACTGCAATGAGCTCAGTCACGATAGGATGCTCTTTAACTTTAAGCGTGCATTCAAAACCTTCAGGTTTATGCAATAAGATATAACGATTACCGGCAGCAACCGATAATGGCTCGCCTGCCCAAAGAATGTCATCATTGACGATATCAACGTGCAAGCCAACATCTTTAGTCATCTTATCATTGACCGTGACTTCACCGGCGTGCAGAATTTTTTTGGATTCTTTACGTGACAGCTCGGTGGCTTTACTAATAAATTTATCTAAACGCATGCTATTTGCTACCATCAGTTGCTATATAGTTAAACCCACATAAATCCGCTACGGCATGATCCTTGCTTGATGTAGCTGCTTTAATAAGCCAGCTACTATCTACACTTGGCTTGCTGGTATCGAAACTATTTGGTTTAGTCTATAGTGGGAAATGAAATGAACACTGCACCAAATATGGACAGCAGTGATAATAGTGCAAGTTTAGCATATCCAACCTAGACCCTAAATTAAATATGAGCTATCAAACGTTACAACGTACGGTGAACGCCCGTCTTGAAATTAAAAAGTCTGAATTCATCGCTTATGCCTATCCAGTAAATTCACGTGAGCAAGCTATGTTTCACGTGGAACAGCTGCGCGAGCAATACACTGATGCCCGCCACTATTGCTGGGCTTATATTATTGGTGACCCCAATAATACTACTAGCGCTGGCTTTGATGATGATGGTGAGCCGAGTGGTACAGCAGGACGACCGATATTAAATGTCCTACAGCACAAAGCTATTGGTAATATTATCATTATAGTCGTGCGTTATTTTGGCGGAATTAAACTGGGAGCAGGTGGTCTGACGCGCGCCTATGCCGGCTCTGCGCAAGCCACAGTCGATGAAATGATATTAAGCCCTTATGTGGCAATCGCTCAAGTACAGATACAAGCTGAGTTTGCCACTGAAGCACAATGCCGCTATGTGGTCGACAGCTTAAACGGCAGTATTGATGACGTCGCTTATAGTGAGGGTGTGCTATTAACCGTTACCATTGCTGAGGGCGATATTGAAGCGCTAAAGATAGAGCTGGCGATGGCAGGTAAGGTTTTACATGACGACGGCTAATCAAATTGTTAATAATAACTCATCTTCTGAGTATATGTCTGTTCACTGAACGGTTCACTTAAAAATATTGGAACCCTGCTCATAGCTGAGTATGATAGTTACTTTTAATACTTTAGTTAAAATATATTACTTGTTTCACGTGAAACTTAATGTTTGAAAATACAGCAATTCTATTAAATAAAAAATGTACTATTACCCTTTTTTCTTAATCAAACCTGATACGACTCTATGACTAATTTTATCTATAACAAATTTAAGCCACCATTTTGGCTCACCAATCCGCACCTACAAAGTATCTTGCCTAAGTTTTTTGCCCCAAAAGCACCCACTTACAGAAGGGTGGTCGAAAAAGACTCTTTGGATGAAAGCGATATTGCTTATGACTTTTATGATGCTCATGAGCTGAACGCAGACACAGATAACGCTGATGCGCTAGAAAAGACACCGTTAATTGTGCTATTTCATGGTATGGAAGGCAGTAGCGACAGCCATTATGCGCGCGTGTTGGCTTATGAGATGCATGCTCAAGGTTGGCACTTTGTCGTAGCGCATTTTCGCAGTTGCGGTGGTATTCCTGCTAGCGGACGCGTGTTTTATAATGCGGGTGACACGGGTGAAGTACATCACGCGCTAGAAAACTTACGCCAAAAATATGCGCATATTTATGCCGTTGGGGTCTCATTGGGCGGTAATGCGCTGGCAAAATATATGGGTGAGTATGGTGATAAAGCTTTGTGTGATGGCGCAGTGGTCATCTCCGCACCCGTTGATATGTCATCGGCGGCCATTACTATGCATAGTTTTTTGAGTCATCGTATCTATACGCCGTATTTGCTCAATCCCATTATCAAAAAAGCACTGGCCAATGATATAACCAAAGAGGAAATTGCCTCTATTAAGGCCGTCAATCGCATTAGCGACTTCGATAATATTTTTACGGCCCCGCGTCATGGCTATCGCTCTAAGAACGACTATTATCATTCCTCTTCTGCCCTACCTCATTTATTGGGTGTGACTCATCCGCTACTGCTCATTAGCGCCAAAGACGATCCTTTTATTGGCTTTACCGCTACCATCAACGATGTTTCTGATAGCGTCACTATTCTGGAGACGGATCACGGTGGTCATATCGGCTATCTCCGTTATCGTTCAGACAAAAAGCACTCTAATAAAAAAACCAACGCTACTCAGTCAGATGCCAAGCCGTCTCTAGCGAACGGTAAAAAAGCAAAAACATCAAAATTTGATATTAATTGGATACCCGAAACTGTCAGTGCTTTTTTTCATTCCATTGGTGTGTAATCTGGCAGACCATAGCCCTACTTTTTAGACTTTTGACTACACTTTTGAGACCGCTTTATGTACCCCTACATCCGCTATACTAAGTCTATCGTTGATGCTGTTATCGCTAACAAAAAAGGCCGGTCTCTAGATATTACCCAGACCAGTGAAGTAAGTATTCGCTGTAGCCTAATCGATCTTGATCCTATGTTAGAGATGAATAATGGTCGGGTATTGACCATATACGATATAGGACGCACTGATTATCTCATCCGTACGGGCCTTGGACGTATGTTACTCAAAAAACGTTGGGCAATGGTGGTCGCGGGCAGCACTATCCAGTACCGTAAACGTATTCGATTTTTTGACAAAGTCACTATCAAGACCCATATCGTCGCCATAGATGAGCGCTGGCTGTATCTTGAGCATTCCATGTGGGTTAAGGGCAAGCCTTGCTCTTCGACATTACTACGGACTGGTGTCACTGAAAAAGGTTGTGTGATTGATACTCAACGCGTACTCAAAGCGATGGGTAAATCAGAGTGGGATATGCCACCGACCGGATATGTAAAAGAATGGATTGAGAGTGATACTCACCGTCCTTGGCCGCCGGTCGGGTAAAGATTTAGATCAATAGGTTATGGTGTAAGTGAAACCCAAAAAATAAACGTCTTTATGATAGTTACCTTGTGACGCCTAACTTAACGACAGTGTCGTAGTCAATAAAACCGGCTCAAACAAAAAAAGAAACACCAGATATTATAATGTTTCTCTTTCTTATTTGAGAACACAAGTTTAAAGAGCTAATATTTTTAACTAACAGATATTACTCTGACGGCAACTCAACTGCCTTCAACCCAGCACGGAAGGCTCTATAATCATTCGCGGTATCTTTCACTGCTTCTACCATCGGTACATGACCGACGTCATCCATCATAATAACTTGTGCTTGCGGCATCAACTCAGCCATTAATGTGGCAGTCTCAGGCTTTAACACCTTGTCTTCTTTACCCCAAACGATCAGCGTGGGAATATTGTATTTTGCGACAACTTTGGCACGCGCTTCCACGTTATCTTCAAGCACCTGATCAATGATTTTGACTTGCAAATCACGATTAGCTATATTTTCCTGTGCAAAGACCGCCTGTACTGTTTTAGGAATATAAGGCGGCTTGTACATTACCAACTGATACAGTTCAAAATAATCCTCAGTATTGTTAACCAACAGGGGGTTATCATCAGGGTCTAAATCTAGAAACTCTTCTCGCAAGCCTGCTGACCAAAAGCCACCACTGTCCAGTAGCCACAGGCTTTTGACGCTATCAGGATACATTGCTGCGTAGGCGACACTGATACTGCCACCCATAGAGTTACCGCCAACATGAATCGCTGAGGCCACACCCTTGGCTTGCAACAGCTCATGCAAGCGCTGCGCCTGGGCGTCTGCGCGATAGTCTTCCTGTGGCGGTTTACTAGAGTTACCAAAGCCTAATAAGTCTGGAATAATCAGATGATAACCTGCTAACTTATTAGCGATACGCGTAAAGTTATCCTTATTGCCCCCAAAGCCATGGACTAATAGTAAGAGCTCACCCACTAAATTACCGCCTTCTAGATAAACCATTTTATCACCAGACATCAGGGTAAAATCTTTGGTCTCAAGGTCTGATCTAACCCGTTCAAACTGTACGAGCTTTTGGGTCGTGGCGACTGTGAAAGTGTTGGGTGTCGTACAGCCAACTATAAAAAGAGTCAGCAAGGCTGCCAGACTCGTACGCATTAATTTCATTAAACATCCTTGTTAATACTGAAAAAAAGTTGGCTAATACCATAATCTTAGCACAGACTGATTTGCTACAAAACGCTTGATCATAGCCATACTTTGTACTGGTTAGGCTTCATAATAACCTCCTGACCCAGTGCTCCTACATAAGTCACCATTAAGCATAAACACTACTATAGTGTGCCTTAGTTTATAAGGTTAAGCTGTCTAGCTAAAATATTATTAAGCATGAGTAATAATAGCAATTGCTCTGCCGCCAATGCTCAAATACAGTGACTAACAAGGTGCTTGTATAAAATATCTTAGGTAGAATAAGTCACAGATACACAAATTCAAATAAAAAGGAAATAACACTATGACCCTATCAAGCCAACTTCTAACCAAACTCGGTATGGCCTACCCCATCATACAAGCCCCAATGGCCGGCGGTGCGACCACGCCTGAGTTAATCGCTGCTGTTAGTAACTTTGGTGGCCTGGGCTCATTAGGAGGAGGCGCAACCGCACCGCACGCTCTAAACAGCCAAATTGACCGTATCAAAGCACTCACTGATCGACCGTTTATGGTCAATTTAATGGTGCTATCCGAGCACGATGCCTATACTTTTGACACCTCAATGCCGGATTGGCTGCTCCAGTATTATCAAAAACAAAAGATCGCAGCGACGTTGCCTGAACGCCCAGCACATAGCTTCACTGAGCAGCTGCAAGTGCTTTATGATAATCCAGTCCCCGTTGCTAGTTTTACTTTTGGGATTATTAGCGCCGAGCAAGTTGCGCGCTTGCAACAGTTAGGCACTCGCGTCATTGGCACAGTCAACCATCCGCTAGAAGCGCAACAGTGGGCAGCAGTTGGCGCAGATGCGGTATGTGTACAGGGAATGGAGGCCGGTGGACATCGTGGAGGTTGGTTACCACAGAGTTCAGCAGATCCGCTAGGTCTACTGACTCTGATTAGCCAGACGCGGGCTAGTACGGATATTCCTCTGATAGCCGCTGGTGGCCTTATGACTGGACAAGATATCAAGGCAGTACAAGCCGCAGGCGCACAATTAGCGCAGCTGGGCACGGCATTTTTAACCACAGATGAATCTGGTATTAGTGCGACTTATAAGCAAGCGCTACTAGATGCCAGTGATGGTACGCGCAGTTCTGAAACCCGCTTAACTCGATTATTCTCAGGCAAGCAGGCTCGTGGCTTGGTTAATAATTATCTGCACGACTTTGCTAATTTTGATAAGGAAGATGAATTACCACCGTACCCACAATTAAACGCCATGACCGCATTTATGCGTGCCAATGCAGGTAAAAATGCTGATCCAGAACATCTGTCATTGTGGGCGGGACAAGGTGTAACGCTAGTAAGACAAGAGCGTGCGGTTGAGTTATTAGAGCGATTGGTAAAGGCGTTATAGCCCTAAACTGAGCTATTTTACTGGCTATTCTATCGGCTGCTATTTTTTGCTGAATCTGGTTAGAATATACATACTGGTATTTGACAGCAGCGGGTTGCGTTGCGTTTACTTCAATCACGCCTTAAAGATATTGTCACAATCAACTAACCTTAAAGCTACTATTTTATAACAATACATTATACCAATAAATATATTAAGTGCTAGGATATCCCTCAAGGTATGATTTAATTAAATACAAACCTATAAGGATAACAATATGCTTACCACTACAGATTATGTCGGTACGTTATTTGATAACAGCGAATCAAATTCAAGAAAAATCACCCTAGCCTTTACGATGGCAGGTGTGGCACTTAAAAAAGGGCACTCTGCATCAGTTATATTGATGGTAGATGCGATACATTTGGCGTTGCCAAACGCTTTGGATAACGTCGATGTTGGCGCGCCGTTCGAACCCGCTGGAAGATTGCTAGAAGCCTTTATTGAAAAAGGTGGGCAAGTATTGGTCTGCAAAGCATGCATGGTACATAATGGCGTAGAAGAATCAGCTATCGATAAGCGCTTCACTGTTATCAGTGGCGATGATGTGGTTGAGCTGCTTATGAGTGCCAAAGGTTCTTTGCAATTGAATTAAGAAGTAAATAGACGTAGGTAAGTTATATTTTATCTGCGCTTTAGTCAGGCTTAAAAAACCAACCTACTTTACCCAAATTAACTACAAAACCGTAGTCAACTATTTTAACTACAACTTCAGAGTCAAAGTATACAAAATAAAAAAGAAACACCAGATATCCTGATGTTTCTTTTTTTGGCATTTAATATTCTAAAAACCCATATTTTGAAAGCTAATATTTTTGGCTAACAGATATTACTCTGCCTTTAGCTCAACTGCCTTCAACCCTTCACGAAACCCTTCACGAAACGCTTTGTAATCATTCGCTGTCTGTTTTACCGCCTCTATCATAGGTACATGACCAATCTCTGGCATCGTAATAATTTGCGATTGTGGGATAATTTCTTTTATTAGCGTAACTGTTTCAGGCTTGATTACCTTATCCTTCTCACCCCAAACCACTAGCGTTGGAATATTATATTCAGCGATAATCTTAGCGCGCTCCTCGACATTATCTTCAATTATTTGCGCTAGTATTTTGGATTCTAGCGTTTTATTAGCGATACGTTCTTGCGCGAATACAGCTTTTATGGACTTGGGGATATAAGGCGGCTTAGACATGACAAAGTCATACATATTGTAAAAGTCTTCCGTCTTATTGATCAATAATGGATTATTCTCAAGGGTTGCATCCTCCAAAGACTTCGGCACGCCCGCTGACCAAAAGCCGGCACTATCTATCAGCCACAGGCTTTTGACCTCTTTAGGATACTTTGCTGCATAAGCCACACTGATAGCGCCGCCCATCGAATTGCCACCGACATGAATGTTAGATGCCACACCTTTGGCTTGCATAAGCTCGTGTAAGCGCGTTGCTTGCGCGTCTGCGCGATAGTCTGCTGCCATAGGTTTGCTAGACTCACCAAAGCCAAGTAAATCAGGAATGATCAGATTGTAGTTCTCTAATTGCTGAGCAATACGGGTAAAGTTGTCTTTATTACCGCCAAAGCCATGAATCAGTAGTAAAGGCTCGCCTGCTACATTGCCGTTTTCGGCATAGACCATTTTGTCACCAGAGCTCAGCATCAGCGCTTTTACGGCTAAGTCAGATTTTGAGCGTTCATACTGAATAATCTTTTGGGTAGTATTGACGGCTAAGGTATTGGGCGCGGTGGTACAGCCAACGACTGACAGACTTAGCACAGTGGCAAGGCTTAGGCGTTTTAATAGCATTGAAATATCCTTGTTAAAATCTAGCAGAGTAAATTAAAAAGCATAATCCTAGCACAGACTCATTTTAAGCTTAAGCCATGACCACCGCGATATGCGCGAATACTGGGAAAAATGGCGATGTAGGGCATCTGCCACTATGGGTGGGATAAGGCGTTGCATTTGATGTGGTTGAATTACTAACGATTGCGAAGGGTTCGTTACCGCTGATCTGATTACCGTTCTAATAAAGATGGCACAAGCATTCTCATTTATAATAAGTGTCTTTATTTCATCAATTATTTAATCAATCTTAAATTAACTATTTGGCATCTTTTGTAGGACGTTTTTTTACCATCAACCAAAGCCAACCAACCAAAGCCAACTTGGATGGTGCAAAAGGAAAGACATTGAGTAACACAGCTATTTCCACTGATAAACGGCGTGACCTCACCGAAGGATCGATTGCCAAAACGATGCTTCTGTTTGCATTGCCAACACTTGGATCATCGGCACTACAGTCATTAAACGGATCGATCAATGCCGTTTGGGTGGGTCGGTCCCTAGGTGAAGAGGCGTTGGCAGCGACGGCGAACGGCAACATCTTGATGTTTATACTGATCTCCTTCGTTTTTGGTTTCGGTATGGCGTCTACTATTTTGATTGGTCAGGCAATGGGCCGCCGCGACGACGCCATGGTCAAGAAAACTGTGGGAACGGCGCTGGGTAGCATTATTCCGATAAGTATATTGGTGTCGGCTGTAGGGTGGATATTTGCGCCGACCCTACTTGATCTGCTGGGTACTCCGCCAAGTGCTGCAAGCCTTGCCCTGACCTATCTGCGTATGATTTTTATTGCGATGCCCGTCACTCTAACGTTTACGCTGATAATGATGGCACTACGCGGAACGGGGGATTCTACAACGCCGCTTTGGTTTATACTGATATCAGTCATTATTGACCTGATTTTGACGCCGACGCTCATTTTGGGTCTAGGACCCTTTCCCGAATGGGGTATATTTGGCTCGGCCTTCGCAACAGCCGTCGCCAACACGCTAGCGCTTATTGGCATGGTCGTCACCATGTACCTGCGTGGTTCTGTGCTAACACTCAGCATGCTAGAGCTTCGCTTTCTGCGCGCAGATCGAGAAATCCTGAAGTCGATGTTCTCAAAGGGCTTGCCGATGGGCCTGCAGATGATCGTCATCTCTTCGGCGGCATTGACGATGCTGTCGCTGATAAACCGCGAGGGTGTACAGACGACAGCAGCTTACAGCGCGACCCAGCAGCTTTGGACATACGTGCAGATGCCTGCAATGGCACTAAGTGCCGCGGCCAGTGCAATGGTTGCACAGAACATCGGTGCCAATCAATGGCACAGGATTGCAGGGATCACAAGATGGGGACTCGCTTTTAACCTGATATTAACAGGTACACTCATTGGAGTGCTGACAATTTTTGATCAAACTATTTTAGGCTTTTTTCTTGGCAGTGACAGCCAAGCGGTGCCGATCGGGCGCCATATTCAGTTAATGGCGACATGGGGCTTTATATTTTTTGGCATAGCACAAGTGCTGTTCGGCACCATGCGTGCGAACGGCTATGTGATTTGGCCACTGGTCGTCATGGCGGTTTCGATGTACCCAGTGCGTCTTGGGTTTGCTTTTGGGCTTTATCCACTACTTGGAGAAGATGCGCTTTGGCTGTCGTTTCCGGCAGGCATGGTGGCAACCGCTGTGATGGGGGCAGGACTGTATCTGCATGGCGGATGGCGTAAGGGAAAAATCTTGCCCGCGGAGGAAGCTGCGCAAAGAACCGAGGGCTATCGCGCGCATACAGGCACCAGTGCGTCGCTTCGTGATATTATACCAACGACGGTATGGAAGCGACTGCCTTTGCGCCGCATCACAAGATTGCACCGACGACTTCATAAAAGACTACATAGACGTCA
The sequence above is a segment of the Psychrobacter sp. PL19 genome. Coding sequences within it:
- a CDS encoding NAD(P)H-dependent flavin oxidoreductase — its product is MTLSSQLLTKLGMAYPIIQAPMAGGATTPELIAAVSNFGGLGSLGGGATAPHALNSQIDRIKALTDRPFMVNLMVLSEHDAYTFDTSMPDWLLQYYQKQKIAATLPERPAHSFTEQLQVLYDNPVPVASFTFGIISAEQVARLQQLGTRVIGTVNHPLEAQQWAAVGADAVCVQGMEAGGHRGGWLPQSSADPLGLLTLISQTRASTDIPLIAAGGLMTGQDIKAVQAAGAQLAQLGTAFLTTDESGISATYKQALLDASDGTRSSETRLTRLFSGKQARGLVNNYLHDFANFDKEDELPPYPQLNAMTAFMRANAGKNADPEHLSLWAGQGVTLVRQERAVELLERLVKAL
- a CDS encoding DsrE family protein, which produces MLTTTDYVGTLFDNSESNSRKITLAFTMAGVALKKGHSASVILMVDAIHLALPNALDNVDVGAPFEPAGRLLEAFIEKGGQVLVCKACMVHNGVEESAIDKRFTVISGDDVVELLMSAKGSLQLN
- a CDS encoding alpha/beta fold hydrolase; protein product: MLLKRLSLATVLSLSVVGCTTAPNTLAVNTTQKIIQYERSKSDLAVKALMLSSGDKMVYAENGNVAGEPLLLIHGFGGNKDNFTRIAQQLENYNLIIPDLLGFGESSKPMAADYRADAQATRLHELMQAKGVASNIHVGGNSMGGAISVAYAAKYPKEVKSLWLIDSAGFWSAGVPKSLEDATLENNPLLINKTEDFYNMYDFVMSKPPYIPKSIKAVFAQERIANKTLESKILAQIIEDNVEERAKIIAEYNIPTLVVWGEKDKVIKPETVTLIKEIIPQSQIITMPEIGHVPMIEAVKQTANDYKAFREGFREGLKAVELKAE
- a CDS encoding MATE family efflux transporter; this encodes MSNTAISTDKRRDLTEGSIAKTMLLFALPTLGSSALQSLNGSINAVWVGRSLGEEALAATANGNILMFILISFVFGFGMASTILIGQAMGRRDDAMVKKTVGTALGSIIPISILVSAVGWIFAPTLLDLLGTPPSAASLALTYLRMIFIAMPVTLTFTLIMMALRGTGDSTTPLWFILISVIIDLILTPTLILGLGPFPEWGIFGSAFATAVANTLALIGMVVTMYLRGSVLTLSMLELRFLRADREILKSMFSKGLPMGLQMIVISSAALTMLSLINREGVQTTAAYSATQQLWTYVQMPAMALSAAASAMVAQNIGANQWHRIAGITRWGLAFNLILTGTLIGVLTIFDQTILGFFLGSDSQAVPIGRHIQLMATWGFIFFGIAQVLFGTMRANGYVIWPLVVMAVSMYPVRLGFAFGLYPLLGEDALWLSFPAGMVATAVMGAGLYLHGGWRKGKILPAEEAAQRTEGYRAHTGTSASLRDIIPTTVWKRLPLRRITRLHRRLHKRLHRRHMIKKNKR